Proteins encoded in a region of the Zea mays cultivar B73 chromosome 4, Zm-B73-REFERENCE-NAM-5.0, whole genome shotgun sequence genome:
- the LOC103653439 gene encoding probable dolichyl pyrophosphate Man9GlcNAc2 alpha-1,3-glucosyltransferase, which produces MWLLAMVLISPCLVLIDHGHFQYNCISLGLTLGAIAGVLSRNELVAAALFTLAINHKQVDRILDKENFILEELLDEDEINQECKALNSILINL; this is translated from the exons ATGTGGCTGCTAGCCATGGTCCTGATCAGTCCTTGCTTGGTATTGATTGATCATGGCCATTTTCAG TATAATTGCATTAGCCTTGGACTTACGCTTGGAGCAATTGCTGGTGTTTTGTCGAGGAATGAGCTCGTCGCTGCAGCTCTCTTCACTCTTGCAATCAATCACAAACAG GTGGATAGAATTCTGGACAAAGAAAATTTTATATTGGAAGAACTTCTTGATGAGGATGAAATTAATCAGGAGTGCAAAGCACTGAACTCAATACTCATAAACTTGTAA
- the LOC100279427 gene encoding Cytochrome P450 81Q32 (The RefSeq protein has 1 substitution compared to this genomic sequence) produces MQAAIDQSPHLRFRAGMDDKSCYVATGLSLAAILLVLHRLVVRAGGKGNAAARRLPPSPPAVPFLGHLHLLASECPLHSSLARLAARHGPVLSLRLGSRAAVVVSSPECAEACFTEHDVAFANRPRLTSQALASFGGAALAVSSYGPYWRNLRRVAAVRLLSTHRVACMCPVISAEVRAMLRRVGRAAEAAGRVQLKASLFELSLSVLMETIAQTKTSRADDADDAVSPEAHEFRRIVDEILPYLGATNLWDYLPLLRRFDVLGVRNKIRDVVGRRDAFLQRLIDAERRRLDGDGDGDEKKSMIAVMLSLQKSEPDVYTDTMIMALCGNLFTAGTETTSSTIEWAMSLLLNHPEALKKAEAEIEAAVGASRLITMDDVPGLGYLQCVINETLRLYPVAPLLLPHESAADCTVGGYDVPRGTLLFVNAYAIHRDPAAWEEPDESRPERFRDGKAEGRLMLPFGMGRRRCPGETLALRTAGLVLATLIQCFHWDRIDGAEIDMTESGGLTMPRAVPLEATCKPREAMRHVLQQL; encoded by the exons ATGCAAGCTGCGATCGATCAGTCACCGCATCTCCGGTTCCGCGCAGGCATGGACGACAAGTCCTGCTACGTGGCAACCGGCCTCTCCCTGGCGGCCATCCTCCTCGTCCTCCACCGCCTCGTGGTCCGTGCTGGCGGCAAGGGGAACGCCGCCGCGCGGCGGCTGCCTCCTAGCCCTCCCGCCGTCCCGTTCCTCGGGCACCTCCACCTGCTAGCGTCGGAGTGCCCTCTCCACTCGTCGCTGGCCCGCCTCGCGGCGCGCCACGGCCCCGTGCTCTCGCTGCGCCTGGGCTCCCGCGCCGCCGTGGTGGTGTCGTCGCCGGAGTGCGCCGAGGCGTGCTTCACGGAGCACGACGTGGCGTTCGCCAACCGCCCCAGGCTGACCTCGCAGGCGCTGGCCTCCTTCGGCGGCGCCGCGCTGGCCGTGTCCAGCTACGGGCCCTACTGGCGCAACCTCCGGCGCGTGGCCGCCGTGCGCCTCCTCTCCACGCACCGCGTGGCGTGCATGTGCCCCGTCATCTCGGCCGAGGTGCGCGCCATGCTGCGCCGGGTGGGGCGCGCGGCCGAGGCGGCGGGGCGCGTCCAGCTCAAGGCCAGTCTGTTCGAGCTCTCCCTCAGCGTGCTCATGGAGACCATCGCGCagaccaagacgtcgcgcgccgaCGACGCGGACGACGCCGTGTCGCCCGAGGCGCACGAGTTCCGGCGGATCGTCGACGAGATCCTGCCCTACCTCGGCGCCACCAACCTGTGGGACTACCTGCCGCTCCTGCGGCGGTTCGACGTGCTCGGGGTGAGGAACAAGATCAGGGACGTTGTCGGCAGGAGGGACGCCTTCCTGCAGCGGCTCATCGACGCGGAGCGGCGGAGGctggacggcgacggcgacggcgacgagaAGAAGAGCATGATCGCCGTGATGCTCTCGCTGCAGAAGTCGGAGCCGGACGTGTACACGGACACCATGATCATGGCACTGTGCGGG aacttGTTTACAGCCGGAACGGAGACGACGTCGTCCACGATAGAATGGGCCATGTCGCTGCTGCTGAACCACCCGGAGGCGCTGAAGAAGGCCGAGGCAGAGATCGAGGCGGCCGTGGGCGCGTCCCGCCTCATCACCATGGACGACGTGCCGGGGCTGGGCTACCTGCAGTGCGTCATCAACGAGACGCTGCGCCTGTACCCGGTGGCCCCGCTGCTGCTGCCGCACGAGTCGGCGGCGGACTGCACGGTCGGCGGCTACGACGTGCCCCGCGGCACGCTGCTGTTCGTCAACGCGTACGCCATCCACAGGGACCCGGCGGCGTGGGAGGAGCCGGACGAGTTCAGGCCGGAGCGGTTCCGCGACGGCAAGGCCGAGGGCCGGCTGATGCTGCCGTTCGGGATGGGACGGCGCAGGTGCCCCGGGGAGACGCTCGCTCTGCGGACCGCCGGCCTCGTGCTCGCCACGCTCATCCAGTGCTTCCACTGGGACAGAATCGATGGCGCTGAGATCGACATGACCGAGAGCGGCGGGCTCACCATGCCCCGGGCCGTCCCGTTGGAGGCCACCTGCAAGCCTCGCGAAGCCATGCGTCATGTTCTTCAGCAGCTCTGA